DNA from Brassica napus cultivar Da-Ae chromosome C4, Da-Ae, whole genome shotgun sequence:
AACGCAAGCTCCTGTCCAAGCTAATTGATCTAACACTTCCACATCCTTTAGCTTCGGCGGTTCTCAgaccatctccttcataatttactctaaaaatagagtggaaaatagagtaaaaataaaaaatcactcCATTGGGGATGGAGACGCCGTAATGCATTTGCTGCTCCCATGCCACTTAGATTTGGGTTAATGCAAGCTCTCGTCCAAGCTACTTTTAGTTCTACTTACACTTCGACATCGTTTGGGGACGTAACTAAATTGGTGAACTGCCTCTCTCTCTCAGTTTACCAAAACCCTAGTTTCGAAGCTTTACCATTCAGGTACCGATCTACTCCATTTTCTTCTCGTTCTTCTTTTTCGTACGCCTCATAATGCTTTTGATTTGTGTCTTTCATAACaaaattagtcaaaaaaaaaaaaaaaaactaaattggtGAAACATATTAaacctcttttttctttttacattttattttagtaaatattaGTTTGAAACTATTATAGAAGAACCTACGAAGTATAAAGAGAAAGCCAATGAGTCTTTACTTTATTAAAACTCTACGTCGTTACTTTCTTTATTCATTTGTTTCtgcttatctttttttttttggttataaacTGGttataataaatacaaaaaaaaaaggcaagaATCATACCCTTTTTGCAAACTGTAAAACCCTGTTCTGATCTCTCAGCGAATCTTTTCCCTCTACACCTCGTACTTGTCTTCCACAAATCGTAGGACTAAgtctctgttttgtttcattgaCTAATTAAACTAATGCGTCAACTTGAttatttttacttggtgaagaATGATAGCTACCAATAAttgattaaaacaaaatattagttATACATATTCTTCCTCTGAATTAGTACATCATCATTATTTAGATATTATTTTGAATACATTCATTCTACTATAAAGTCTATGTCTCCTCTGTTTAGTATCGCCTCAcatagaacacaacaacaaagaacATATACACACAAACAAAATGGCAAGAATCATAATGACATTCTCTACTCCTCTGTTTttcttcctcctctctatcCTCTTTCACCAAACCATGTCTCAACCTGAACACATGTCTACTTTCTGCAATCCTGTCGAAAACTTTACACAAACCAGTTCATACGAAGCAAACCGCGACATTTTACTCTCCTCTCTCCGCACCAGGTCCTTACTAGGAACCTATTCTAACGTCACAGTCGGTCGTAGTCCCAACACAGTCCATGGCATGTTCCTCTGCACAGGCGACACCACCGTAGCAACTTGCTCAGACTGCGTCCAGACCGCAACGACCGAGATCGCTACAAACTGTAGTCTTAACAAAGGAGCGTATATATACTACGAAGAGTGTATGGTTCGATACTCCAGTGTTTCCTTCTTCTCTGTTCTTGAGGTCAGACCAAACATCGTTCTTTACTCTCTTCGCTCTGCTCCAGACTCGAATACGTTCAACGAAACACTAGCTGATAAATTCAACGAGCTCATTCTCAACGTATCTTCGTCCTCTTTGGTTCCATATTTCGTGGACGATCAAGAACGTGTGACTCAATCAGAGGGTATGTAACACCCCAAAACCCAAGCCCACAAAGATTTTGAAGAAAGGCCCGCTCTGCGACCCATCTTGATTAAAATCCCTAGGGTTTCTTTGCCTCTCATATAAATACAAAGCTTCCACCCCTTAGACTTCCATCAGAAAGTTTAGAAGCGAAGCCCTGCAGAGAATCCCCGAAGATCGGAAGCCCTAGCCGTcgactctttctctctcttccgcGCCGCCtctctcctctttctctctcttcgccgcgttcctcctctctctctctctctctcctcgccgtgcctctttctctctctcggccgcgtctctctctccttgccgTGAGCAGCcgcgagtggtggtggtggccgcGTGGTGTCATAGATCTCAGATCCTGCTTCTCTTACTCCTTATtctcagatccagatctaggctaaggtgaggtGTTCTACCCAGATCTCTTTCATGCTCTTTTGTATTGTTGAATGAGTTGCTAGGATTGATTAGATCATGTTTGTTGTTAGGATGATAGACCATATTGCATTGGAACCCTCATACTGATTTAAGATTCTAAATAAACTGGTGTGTTGATGATTGATTGGTTGAAGATCTGTGGTTGTGATTGAGAGCTAGGATGGTTAGAAAGAAATGAACGTAGGATCATAAGAGAAATGTTAACCGGTCTGTTTAGATGAATGATAGGATATCTATGAATGAATTTTAGATGGATTGAGTGTGACACCGAGAACGGGTGGcgtcaaagaaaaaaaggaaagtaagaaagagtctaagggtttaaggaaataaaagaaaaaagaaaagttaaatgattgaaatacgaaccaccgaggaactggtggggagtatgggaaatgaatagaaatggaatacgaaccaccgagggactggtggggagtatgggaaaacgcggcggccgtagcgttcaaaaacgGCAGGTTAAGAATAGAGGGgccggtaagattgagtcacgccgagtcttggcgggaaggggTCGTAATACACTGCAAAGGGTATAGACTACATCCAAGGGAACCGGATGCCGAGTGTACCAGGGCAGGCGGCTCCACAGGAACGCAGCAAGAAAAGGGGAGGGTTGgtccgcttgagctgtgtaggtcctagAGTTTTAGGATGAATGGAGTCTTAAAATAATAAACCGAATTTTGTGAATGGAGTGATGACTGAGTTCATCACATTGCTTGATTTCGTGTAATGAAACTTAAATAACTAATTAAGAATTGGGTGTAGTGACTAGTTGGTTCTCGTTTCGCATTGAGCAGTATAAAAGCTCATGGGGGAGACTGGTCTAGAATCGCTTCACTGAGTATTcatactcacccctcttttttCCTCTTCCTTTTTGCAGAACTATAAGTGGAAATGTCAATGGTAAGAAAGGAAACGCACCTGAAACTCATGGGACCAGAAACGGGACACACGGAGATGTCGGGAAAGTAGACATGTGTGTCCTAAACCCCGCGCCCAGGAACCCCGGTTGGAAAGGGGGAAGGGGCGGGTGtttcaattggtatcagagccaggttaaggTCCCTTAATACTAACTTAAGGGATCAGCGTTTCCGATATTGCCCATTTCCCTTATGGTTCTGATAGACCGTCATAGCTAACGTTGAAGGAAAATTCGAACAGCTCAGAGTCTCCGGTCAAGATCAGGTCAACAAAAAGTTCTCGTACCGCAGTGTAGTGGAGTTTCTGAGGTTCAGGAATGGGCAACAAGGAGTTGTAAGGCAAGTATACAGAGGGATTAGTCGCCTAGCACGGCAAGTTAAGGGGGAATGGAAAGTCGGACCTACGAGCTGAAGGAAACATCTCGCCGGCGACACCGCCCCATACCGGGCCGGGAAGGCCGGGGAAGAGAGACGGACGCAAGGCCGAGGCGTGCGCGACTTCACGGAGGAATTAAATTCTGCAAAGAAATGGACTCCTGGCATTCCGATATAACAGTCAAACTCGTTtccacatatataaaaaaaatatgggtGCGGGTCCCACCACCATGGCGTGGGCCCGCTGATGAGGAAGAGGCGAACCAGGGCGGCCAAGGGACTACCGGCGAGGCAGTAGGAGAAAGTCGATTTCAGATTGTGAGAACTAAGCTAAGGATCATCTTGGGGTGAAAAGGATGATGGAGGGTCATCTTGGGGTAAAAAAGATGACGGAGAGTTATCTTGGAGCAGAATGCGAAATGCTAATAAGGATACGGGATCTTCATAGGGATGTCTTCACCAGTGCATCACGAGCTCGGAGAAAGACGCATGCGCTATGGACCAAAAGGGACAAGGGCGTACGCCCGCAAGCCCTACTGTGACGCTTGGGGTGACTTGGTACATGCACTCTTCCCAGACGAAGAGGAAATGGAGTTCGCGGAGCAGCCAAACGCCCCCATCCAAGAGACGACCGTGAGGCATCGGGTTTTGATGCCCCATTTTCAGTGGGCAGCCGAGTACAGGCGATTGTACCAGGGTCAGGGGACTTTCCAGTTTGCACCTGAAGTTGACATGACACCGGCCACAAAGGGCCGAGGGCGCCCAAGGACGACGGGGCCGACCAGGGAAGGTCCGGGACCGATCAGGATGGAGGACAGTGTACCAACGAGGAAACGTGGGCGTCCAAGGAAGATTCCGAGCATTGATGCAGAGAGCCTGAGGAACATAACCGGAGTATGTCGGCGTGGAACAGTGATGCAGGCCAGGCAAGGACCGCGCTCAGTCCGGGAGTACACAGAGGAATTCCTGGAGTCAGCCAAAAGATGCAAGCCCAAGACAGCGGAGGATTGGTGCCGGTGGTACAAGGCAGGACTCCGCGAAGAAATTCGGGGAAAGCTGATTGGTGTGTTGGAACCATGGGAATTCGCCTTGGTGAACCGGATGGCCGCTCAGGCAATGGAGGCTGAACGGACACTTACTCATCGGGTCGTCGCCATCTCGAGCTCTGAGGAGGACGTAGAGGTGGAAGAGGATCCATCGGAGGACTCAGAGTGGGAAGAGGAGTCGGCGTCGTCGACGGGGAGTGGCCGCGTGGCTGGTCCTAAGCCGGAAGGGGAGCAGAAGTCTTCAGTTCGAAGTGGCTAGTTGTGATTCCTGAATCAGCTAGTAAGAGTAGGACACGGTTTTCTTCATTTCCTATTGTTCTTTTTAGCTTTTCATTTCTTGTTATAAGGATTTTCGCGGATTTTGGCGATACCTTGAGACCTATCTATTTATTGTAGTCCTACTCCgtttcatttattaaattcattgTTGGTTTTAAATGAACTTGAGCAAGTAAGATGCCTTTTGTGTGCTTCCCTTGATTGTGTTTGAAAACTTTCCCTGGGTTTTGAGATGTTAAGATTTAAAGCCTGAAGATTGGAATTCGGGGCGAATTCTGATTAAcagggggagaattgtaacacCCCAAAACCCAAGCCCACAAAGATTTTGAGGAAAGGCCCGCTCTGCGGCCCATCTTGATTAAAATCCCTAGGGTTTCCTTGCctctcctataaatacaaagCCTCCACCCCTTAGACTTCCATCAGAAAGTTTAGAAGCGAAGCCCTGCAGAGAATCCCCGAAGATCGGAAGCCCTAGCCGTcgactctttctctctcttccgcGCCGCCtctctcctctttctctctctttgccgcgttcctcctctctctctctctctcctcgccgtgcctctttctctctctcggccgcgtctctctctccttgccgTGAGCAGCcgcgagtggtggtggtggccgcGTGGTGTCATAGATCTCAGATCCTGCTTCTCTTACTCCTTATtctcagatccagatctaggctaaggtgaggtGTTCTACCCAGATCTCTTTCATGCTCTTTTGTATTGTTGAATGAGTTGCTAGGATTGATTAGATCATGTTTGTTGTTAGGATGATAGACCATATTGCATTGGAACCCTCATACTGATTTAAGATTCTAAATAAACTGGTGTGTTGATGATTGATTGGTTGAAGATCTGTGGTTGTGATTGAGAGCTAGGATGGTTAGAAAGAAATGAACGTAGGATCATAAGAGAAATGTTAACCG
Protein-coding regions in this window:
- the LOC106444135 gene encoding cysteine-rich repeat secretory protein 9-like; its protein translation is MARIIMTFSTPLFFFLLSILFHQTMSQPEHMSTFCNPVENFTQTSSYEANRDILLSSLRTRSLLGTYSNVTVGRSPNTVHGMFLCTGDTTVATCSDCVQTATTEIATNCSLNKGAYIYYEECMVRYSSVSFFSVLEVRPNIVLYSLRSAPDSNTFNETLADKFNELILNVSSSSLVPYFVDDQERVTQSEGM